In Pedobacter sp. W3I1, one DNA window encodes the following:
- a CDS encoding Fic family protein, translated as MWEFDLSDLEELLPQIDRLYEKKARLETSRPLPNSALHRIKEDLTLEWTYNSNSIEGNTLSLKETQMVLQEGMTVKGKSLREHFEAYNHEKAIDYLYTLVNKNYSLRSIDILSLHGLVLRSIEDDYAGRLRNGGVRIVGANFTPPNASKVSDLLDQLNHFC; from the coding sequence ATGTGGGAATTCGATTTAAGCGATTTAGAAGAACTACTACCTCAAATAGATAGGTTGTACGAAAAAAAGGCTAGGCTGGAAACCTCAAGGCCATTGCCTAATAGCGCGCTACACCGTATCAAAGAAGATCTCACCTTAGAATGGACTTACAATTCCAATAGCATAGAAGGGAACACCTTAAGCCTGAAAGAAACCCAGATGGTTTTACAGGAGGGTATGACCGTTAAAGGCAAATCGTTACGAGAACATTTTGAAGCTTATAACCACGAAAAAGCTATTGATTACCTCTATACCTTAGTCAATAAGAATTATAGCTTAAGAAGCATTGATATCCTATCGCTTCATGGCTTAGTGCTCAGAAGTATAGAAGATGACTACGCAGGCCGTTTAAGAAACGGCGGTGTGCGCATTGTGGGTGCGAATTTTACACCACCGAATGCCAGCAAGGTTTCTGATTTATTAGATCAATTAAATCACTTTTGTTAA
- the pheS gene encoding phenylalanine--tRNA ligase subunit alpha — protein sequence MLQDKITQYTDKINAFVTEKADELEQFRIKYLGSKGIIKEIFDEFKSVSVEEKRSLGKVLNEFKQLAESKYLTLKESTESAEVKSENLQEDLTLPGEGFEIGSRHPLALVRREIVEIFAKLGFTVAEGPEIEDDWHNFSALNFPEEHPARDMQDTFFIKKGGEKGDIALRTHTSSVQVRMMEQGQPPFRAIMPGRVYRNEAISARAHCFFHQVEGLYVDENVSFADLKQTLFYFVQELYGEGTKVRFRPSYFPFTEPSAEMDISCTICKGAGCQFCKYSGWVEILGCGMVDPNVLENCGIDSKKYSGFAFGMGIERITNLKYEIKDLRLFSENDARFLKQFKSALI from the coding sequence ATGTTACAGGATAAAATAACACAATATACCGATAAAATTAATGCTTTCGTAACTGAAAAAGCAGACGAATTAGAGCAATTCCGCATCAAATATTTAGGAAGCAAAGGCATCATTAAAGAGATTTTCGATGAATTCAAATCTGTTTCTGTTGAAGAAAAAAGATCATTAGGTAAAGTTTTAAATGAGTTTAAACAACTTGCCGAATCAAAATACCTCACCTTAAAAGAATCTACAGAAAGTGCTGAGGTGAAAAGTGAAAATTTGCAAGAAGATTTAACTTTACCAGGCGAAGGTTTTGAGATTGGTTCACGCCATCCTTTAGCTTTAGTGCGTAGAGAAATTGTAGAGATTTTTGCTAAACTTGGTTTTACAGTAGCAGAAGGTCCTGAAATTGAAGATGATTGGCATAACTTCTCGGCACTGAACTTCCCTGAAGAGCATCCGGCAAGAGATATGCAAGATACTTTCTTCATCAAAAAAGGTGGTGAGAAAGGCGATATTGCCTTACGTACGCATACTTCTTCAGTACAGGTGCGCATGATGGAGCAAGGCCAGCCACCATTCAGAGCAATTATGCCAGGCCGCGTTTATCGTAATGAGGCCATTTCTGCCCGCGCACACTGCTTTTTTCATCAGGTGGAAGGTTTGTATGTTGACGAAAATGTTTCATTTGCCGATTTAAAGCAAACCTTGTTTTATTTCGTTCAGGAATTATACGGAGAAGGTACCAAAGTGCGTTTCCGTCCATCATATTTTCCTTTTACAGAGCCATCTGCAGAGATGGATATTTCTTGTACCATTTGTAAAGGAGCAGGCTGCCAATTCTGTAAATACAGTGGTTGGGTAGAAATTTTAGGTTGTGGTATGGTAGATCCCAATGTTTTGGAAAATTGCGGTATCGATTCGAAAAAATATAGTGGTTTTGCATTTGGAATGGGAATAGAACGTATTACCAATCTAAAATATGAAATTAAAGATTTGCGCTTATTCTCTGAGAATGATGCGCGTTTCTTAAAGCAATTTAAATCTGCTTTAATCTAA
- a CDS encoding ABC transporter permease — MQKDIHERNSNSPSGAGGYNNLKATLALAKASFRSIMRSPSAVVFTLAFPLIFILVFGFLGGGGTHIDVGVTPGSDVNNPVMGMLGKTGMIRLVKDKSKAEFDKLLEKGNVDAMIDVHRKVNSTAYSVNVVYTSASRDKGGILKSVLNNIFYDKTLKPTVAEIKESTVTGREYKTIDFILPGQLGFSLLSTGVFGTAFVFLSLRQTLVIKRFFATPVRRSSIVIGEGIARIGFALIGALFIILIGHFFFGFTLVHGALTVVNMLILATLGVIVFMGFGFIISGIAKSESMVPPISNIITLPQFLLSGTFFSIEAFPGWLQPISRALPLTYLNDAMRKVAFEGLGLWDVKFQIMILLLWGIGIYAVAVKVFKWE, encoded by the coding sequence ATGCAAAAAGATATACACGAAAGAAATTCAAACTCCCCTTCAGGGGCTGGGGGCTATAATAACCTTAAAGCAACACTAGCCCTTGCCAAAGCGAGTTTCCGGTCGATTATGCGGAGCCCTTCGGCGGTGGTATTTACCCTTGCTTTTCCTTTGATATTTATTTTAGTCTTCGGATTTTTAGGCGGCGGTGGCACCCATATCGATGTTGGTGTTACACCAGGATCAGACGTTAACAACCCAGTAATGGGTATGCTGGGAAAAACAGGAATGATCCGCCTGGTAAAAGATAAATCAAAAGCTGAGTTTGATAAGCTACTGGAAAAAGGGAATGTTGATGCCATGATTGATGTACACAGGAAGGTAAATTCTACTGCTTATTCGGTTAATGTTGTTTACACCTCCGCATCGAGAGATAAAGGCGGGATTTTAAAATCAGTTTTAAATAATATTTTTTACGATAAAACCTTAAAGCCCACTGTAGCAGAAATAAAAGAAAGCACCGTTACAGGTCGCGAATATAAAACGATTGATTTTATCCTTCCAGGCCAATTGGGCTTTTCGCTATTAAGCACAGGTGTTTTCGGAACAGCATTCGTATTTTTAAGTCTTCGCCAAACCCTGGTAATTAAACGCTTTTTTGCAACACCCGTAAGGCGTTCGAGCATTGTGATTGGCGAAGGGATCGCCCGTATTGGCTTTGCCTTAATTGGCGCATTATTTATCATTTTAATTGGCCATTTCTTTTTTGGCTTTACCCTTGTACATGGCGCACTCACGGTCGTCAATATGCTTATACTGGCCACACTTGGTGTTATTGTGTTTATGGGCTTTGGCTTTATTATTTCGGGCATTGCCAAAAGTGAAAGTATGGTACCTCCAATATCAAACATAATTACCCTGCCACAGTTTTTATTATCGGGAACATTCTTTTCTATTGAGGCTTTCCCAGGTTGGTTACAGCCGATTAGCAGAGCCTTACCACTCACTTATTTAAACGATGCCATGCGCAAAGTAGCTTTTGAAGGGTTAGGTTTGTGGGACGTTAAATTCCAGATTATGATCCTATTACTTTGGGGCATTGGTATTTATGCCGTTGCGGTAAAAGTATTTAAATGGGAATAA
- a CDS encoding TetR/AcrR family transcriptional regulator, giving the protein MEAEKIKETVKKAAKELFRKYGYHKTSVNEIAKKARIAKATIYKYFESKEQVLDSILMDYLDQNLHEILHNKLSYASEEEHLKALVMKTSRLSFTACNEFIGWDFVRENANSQEFLKHLSDQLEALLLAAYLQLDNFKNNPARREGLAFLLKASKSIVFSFAFTSVSDSDVRKNFVSFQKEILPFLVKAAL; this is encoded by the coding sequence ATGGAAGCTGAAAAAATAAAAGAAACAGTAAAAAAGGCTGCCAAAGAACTATTTAGAAAATACGGTTACCATAAAACCAGTGTAAATGAAATTGCTAAAAAGGCACGTATAGCTAAAGCAACTATTTACAAATATTTTGAGAGTAAGGAGCAGGTGCTGGATAGTATCCTGATGGATTACCTGGATCAGAATCTTCACGAAATCCTGCATAATAAATTAAGCTACGCATCAGAAGAAGAACATTTAAAAGCCTTGGTAATGAAAACCAGTCGTTTATCTTTCACGGCCTGTAACGAGTTTATCGGTTGGGATTTTGTTCGCGAAAATGCAAACTCACAGGAATTTTTAAAACATTTATCAGATCAGCTTGAAGCCTTATTATTGGCCGCATACCTGCAATTGGATAACTTTAAAAATAACCCTGCAAGAAGAGAAGGACTGGCCTTTTTGCTAAAAGCGAGTAAAAGTATTGTGTTTTCTTTTGCATTTACTTCTGTTAGTGATTCTGACGTTCGTAAGAACTTTGTAAGTTTCCAGAAAGAAATACTGCCATTCCTGGTAAAAGCAGCGCTTTAA
- the carA gene encoding glutamine-hydrolyzing carbamoyl-phosphate synthase small subunit: MTNYTKLPAILLLADGTVFYGKAAGKIGTTTGEICFNTGMTGYQEIFTDPSYFGQIMVTTNAHIGNYGIHKDEIESGSIKIAGLVCKNYNIVYSRKEATESIQDYFQNDNLVAISDIDTRALVRHIRDKGAMNAIISSEITDLEELKQKLAEVPSMEGLELSSKVSTTEPYFYGNPEASLKVAALDLGIKKNILRSFENRDIYVQVFPAKTTFAEMEKFSPDGYFISNGPGDPSVMPYAVETIKEILAVNKPMFGICLGHQLLAEANGIGTMKMFNGHRGLNHPVKNIIKNHCEVTSQNHGFGVIPDEVRNSDKVEITHLNLNDKSIEGIRVKGKKAFSVQYHPESSPGPHDSRYLFDDFVEVMKGELTW, encoded by the coding sequence ATGACTAACTACACCAAGTTACCTGCGATTTTATTACTGGCCGATGGCACAGTTTTTTACGGCAAAGCGGCCGGAAAAATTGGCACTACTACTGGCGAAATTTGTTTTAATACCGGGATGACAGGTTACCAGGAAATTTTTACTGACCCAAGTTATTTTGGACAGATAATGGTTACCACCAATGCACATATTGGTAATTACGGTATCCACAAAGATGAAATCGAATCAGGTTCGATCAAAATCGCCGGTTTAGTCTGCAAAAACTACAACATTGTTTATAGCCGTAAAGAAGCGACAGAATCTATTCAGGATTATTTCCAGAATGATAACCTGGTTGCCATTTCTGATATCGATACACGTGCATTGGTTCGCCACATCAGAGATAAAGGCGCAATGAATGCGATTATTTCTTCTGAAATTACGGATTTAGAAGAGTTAAAACAAAAATTAGCTGAAGTACCTTCAATGGAAGGTTTAGAGCTTTCTTCTAAAGTAAGTACAACCGAACCATATTTTTACGGTAACCCTGAAGCAAGCTTAAAAGTTGCAGCTTTAGATTTAGGTATTAAGAAAAACATTTTGCGCAGTTTCGAAAACCGCGATATCTACGTTCAGGTTTTCCCTGCCAAAACCACCTTTGCTGAAATGGAAAAATTTAGTCCTGATGGTTATTTCATATCTAACGGCCCTGGCGATCCATCGGTTATGCCTTATGCTGTAGAAACCATCAAAGAAATTTTAGCGGTAAATAAACCTATGTTCGGGATTTGTTTAGGCCACCAGTTATTGGCTGAAGCTAATGGCATCGGAACAATGAAAATGTTTAACGGTCACCGTGGGTTAAACCATCCGGTTAAAAATATTATTAAAAACCATTGCGAGGTTACTTCTCAAAACCACGGTTTTGGTGTAATTCCTGATGAGGTTAGAAACTCTGATAAAGTGGAGATTACACACTTAAACTTAAACGATAAATCAATCGAAGGTATTCGTGTTAAAGGTAAAAAGGCATTTTCAGTGCAATATCACCCAGAGTCTTCTCCAGGTCCACACGATTCACGTTATTTATTCGATGATTTTGTTGAAGTAATGAAAGGTGAATTAACCTGGTAA
- a CDS encoding ABC transporter ATP-binding protein, translating to METKKAIISVKNLVKKYDDFVAVQGLSFEVYENEIFGLLGPNGAGKTTTLEIIETLRDKTSGEIIVDGFSVDKQPQEIKQIIGVQLQAAGYYPNLNLIELIELFAGLYGANIKPMEMLEKVNLQDKAKAKYKALSGGQKQRFSIATTLINQPKIIFLDEPTTGLDPQARRNLWDLITEIRNAGTTVVITTHYMDEAEQLCDRVAFVERGQIIALDTPDNLIDKLVSSGFERKKEVKKANLEDVFINLTGQEWRE from the coding sequence ATGGAAACAAAGAAAGCCATTATCAGCGTTAAAAACCTGGTAAAAAAGTATGATGATTTCGTGGCCGTTCAAGGTCTGAGTTTTGAAGTTTATGAAAATGAAATTTTTGGTTTGCTTGGTCCAAACGGAGCAGGAAAAACCACTACACTCGAAATAATAGAAACCTTAAGGGATAAAACATCAGGCGAAATTATTGTTGATGGTTTTTCTGTCGACAAACAACCGCAGGAGATTAAACAAATTATTGGCGTACAACTACAGGCAGCCGGTTATTATCCAAATCTTAATCTGATTGAACTGATCGAACTTTTTGCTGGCTTGTACGGCGCCAACATTAAACCGATGGAAATGCTGGAGAAAGTAAACCTTCAGGATAAAGCCAAGGCAAAATATAAAGCACTTTCTGGAGGCCAAAAGCAGCGTTTTTCCATCGCAACAACACTAATCAATCAACCAAAAATTATATTCCTTGATGAACCCACTACAGGGCTGGATCCGCAGGCAAGACGGAACTTGTGGGATTTGATTACCGAAATCCGTAATGCAGGAACAACGGTTGTAATTACTACACACTACATGGATGAGGCCGAACAGCTTTGTGATCGTGTTGCCTTTGTAGAGCGTGGTCAGATTATCGCTTTAGATACTCCGGATAATTTAATCGATAAATTAGTAAGCAGCGGTTTTGAGCGTAAAAAGGAAGTTAAAAAAGCCAACCTGGAAGATGTTTTCATTAACCTGACGGGCCAGGAGTGGCGAGAATAA
- a CDS encoding Fic family protein, which translates to MSTIFHHKLVWIHPFFDGNGRTVRLAMNLLLMRNGFPPAIILKNDRKKYYEALNQANKGNYHKLCLLMMQALERSLNIYINALPGNTYGDYELISHIVSEPDVPYGQEYVSLLARQGKIDAYKEGRDWLTTKSAVQSYIKTRKRKR; encoded by the coding sequence TTGTCTACTATTTTCCATCATAAACTCGTTTGGATCCATCCTTTTTTTGATGGGAATGGTCGTACTGTAAGGCTTGCCATGAATTTACTACTCATGCGAAATGGCTTCCCTCCTGCTATTATCCTCAAAAACGACAGAAAGAAATACTACGAGGCACTTAATCAAGCCAATAAGGGTAATTACCATAAGCTTTGTTTGTTAATGATGCAGGCCCTGGAACGTTCGTTAAACATCTATATAAATGCATTGCCAGGAAACACCTACGGAGATTACGAACTAATATCGCATATTGTTTCTGAGCCTGATGTTCCTTATGGCCAAGAATATGTGAGCCTATTGGCCAGGCAGGGCAAAATAGATGCCTATAAAGAGGGCAGAGATTGGCTCACTACAAAATCTGCGGTACAAAGCTATATCAAAACACGTAAAAGAAAACGTTAA